In Armatimonadota bacterium, a single genomic region encodes these proteins:
- a CDS encoding GNAT family N-acetyltransferase, producing MSLRVERCTDLEELFKVWSPTYRDNEPVKIEPDKPRHDEAFAARLDDRIVGAFASLPMVVTRGDAELKCAGIAGVAVLPHERQHGVGKAMMEHGIRHYREAGYELASLYAFSEKFYRKFGYEVAGYKYGIKVDMGRFPRFDLTLPTAKLGAADRDQVKACYEVFARRRSGMNLRPDNQWDRIIQSDSNKAIYTVGDPIEAYAIVTHDWNFWVEQKVDEFVWTTKRGYESLLSVLSGIGINKTHLSWIEPSDSPYRARHWDRGAELNANSGHLMWRVLNAPKALSSLKTDRIGSFTFEVVDELLPENQGPWRVDFSPEGVRVSPSTEAGFRLDIRQFSQAFMGEPGLLVLAMNDLVIVRSRADLTAAADLLRPGPVCCLDAF from the coding sequence ATGAGTCTGCGTGTTGAACGGTGCACTGACCTTGAAGAACTCTTCAAAGTCTGGAGTCCCACGTATCGGGACAATGAACCGGTCAAGATCGAGCCAGATAAACCTCGCCACGACGAAGCCTTCGCGGCCCGGCTAGACGATCGCATCGTTGGAGCCTTTGCTTCCCTGCCAATGGTCGTTACTCGAGGCGATGCCGAACTCAAATGCGCCGGAATCGCTGGCGTGGCAGTTCTGCCCCACGAGCGACAGCACGGTGTTGGAAAAGCGATGATGGAGCACGGAATTCGCCATTACCGAGAGGCGGGTTACGAGTTAGCTTCGCTCTATGCGTTCAGCGAGAAGTTTTATCGTAAGTTCGGCTACGAGGTAGCGGGATACAAGTACGGAATCAAAGTCGACATGGGACGCTTCCCAAGGTTCGATCTGACCTTACCAACAGCAAAGCTCGGGGCGGCGGATCGCGACCAGGTCAAGGCTTGCTATGAGGTGTTTGCCCGCCGACGCTCAGGCATGAATCTTCGTCCCGATAACCAGTGGGACCGCATCATTCAGTCGGATTCTAACAAAGCGATTTACACAGTTGGCGATCCAATCGAAGCTTACGCCATCGTCACCCATGACTGGAACTTCTGGGTGGAGCAGAAGGTGGATGAGTTTGTTTGGACCACCAAGAGAGGTTACGAATCCTTGCTAAGCGTACTCAGCGGCATCGGAATCAATAAGACTCATCTGAGTTGGATCGAGCCATCGGATTCGCCTTATCGCGCTCGGCACTGGGATCGTGGGGCCGAATTGAACGCCAACTCTGGGCACCTCATGTGGCGAGTTCTCAACGCTCCCAAGGCGCTCTCGAGCTTAAAGACGGATCGTATCGGTTCATTTACTTTCGAAGTTGTTGATGAGTTATTGCCCGAGAACCAAGGCCCTTGGCGTGTCGATTTCTCTCCCGAAGGTGTTCGCGTATCACCTTCTACGGAGGCGGGTTTCAGGTTAGACATCCGCCAATTTTCACAGGCATTCATGGGGGAACCAGGGCTGCTCGTCTTGGCGATGAATGACCTTGTCATAGTTCGGTCGCGGGCTGATCTGACGGCAGCGGCTGATTTGCTCCGACCGGGACCGGTCTGTTGCCTCGACGCGTTCTAA